CAGCTTACTACTCACctaaaatttaacaaagtttTGAAAAACGTAAAGTTTTTAGTAAAAGAAGAATAAAGACAGGAGATTTGAAACGTTTGCTTTGTAAAGGGACATAAGCAGAAACATAACATTGTACACTTAACAATTTTAACCTCGTGATTAGAAACCTCAGTTTActgaacaaataaaaaagtcatgtgaCAAGTCACTTGACAAAATAACAAATTCATTCCCAGCCCGTTCTTCGCTTCCACTTGATTTAACCTTGccttttgctttaaaaaagcaTGGGACGAAATTGTTCGTGTGTTTTCAAGGAACACTATTATTGTcaaatttattaataaaaatcaCAAGTGTTAAAAATCTCTCACAGGACAGAAGAGAAGATAGATAGATtgacaaaaagacaaaaagtcGCAAGCACATCATGAAGTCCTTACATGTGTTTTTGTGGCTGCAACAAGTTGTAAGGACATTCGATTTCGAAAATGCGGAGGTAAGGTGAATTTGTAACATACCaatataaaatatagaaaaGAAGAATAAAAGCATAGAAAGAATAGGCAAAGAACAAAATGCGGTACACTCATTCGAATAAAAATATGTGGGGTATCTTGCCCagtgttttttattgtaaaaatcagCTCTGcatattataaaaattaatgaatAATGTAGTTTATATAAAAACCTACTCTGGTGCGCTTTCCCCATAGTGGACCCTCCTTTATTACGTAAAAATCACTTGcaactttttttactgtatCGACAATAGAcgagaaaattataaaaatgtggAAAGATGGGTTATATTATGTTAGCCTTGAAAAGTGTTTTTCAATTCATATATCTTAAAGTTGAAGGATCGGTGAAAgaaataatctatattataatacccgtgtacgtctgtccgtctgtctgtcacgcaaaatggtagcttagctgcgcaagtagcaagacgcacacaatgcggtataaaaagcacGGGCGAgcctgtggatttttctacgggcaaACAACTAGTAATATACATTGCTGCTCCATTTCTCATAAAAATAGTGGCTTATTATTTCTCTATATTTCTAAACAacgccccccccctccccccgcCTAACAGAAATAATCTCTAGCCACGCCCTTCTTAAACATGTCTTCTTATCACAATTTGACGTCCGGGTCTATTTGTAACTAATTAAAACAATCGGCAACCGAATAAATAGTATTTGCATTTCTAAATTATAAGCAATATTTCCCAACCCAAGGATTGTTAGGTTTTTTATATTGGGATGGATTTTTTCATAGTTTCTTATTTCCTATCACGTGCAAGCGACGGTTGTGAAAGTAATGTGGCATAGCCAGAGACTCGAGCCTTGCGTGTTTGTATATCTTTTCAAAATAGTAGCATACGCTtctgtttttttcaataaaccATATTTCTTCTCGTAAACACATTAGTTCATATTATTACTTGTTTTGCATTTTAGGATCCGCAGATATTTCAAGTGTATCTATTGAACCTTGTGAAAAGGAACCCTGTATTTTACACAAGGAAAATTCAACCAAAATAACAATCAAGTTCACACCAAAACAGAAAATTACATCTTTAACAACATCTATACATGGTTACCTTTGGTTCGTTCCAGTACCGTTTCATCTGGATAAACCTTACCCATGCAAGGGAGTCATGAAATGTCCACTGGAAGCTAAAAAAGAACAAACGTACTCTTTATCGCTTCCAATAAAACGTAATTACCCCAGCGTAAGTATCTCAATTATACACACGTattattttataagaaattaAGAGAAAGGCCTATGAATCTACAACCTCTGACCTAGTATTTGTCTTATAACCTTATAGGTAAAGACAATGTAGACAAAATGCGCTAGCTGCACTTtccaaaattttctaaaattaacaaccttttacatttttcatctaacttaattaataaaaaaacgacAAAAAAAACTTAGTTGGCAGAAAATAAGGTTGATAAAAACAGGTTAACCGTACAAAGGTGATACAACAAACTAGTTATTAAGCCAAATTTGGGGCGCAAGTCTAACTGAGCAAGCAAAAATGTGATATTATTCTTCCCAAGTAGATATTGAACAGCCAAAAAGTAAGCATagtttcttttaaagttttaggTTTTGTTGTGCTCGTCCCCGGGGGCTTTTTCCTTTTTGACATCGCGGTACCGTCAAGTAAGCGTTAGCGGCATTGaaataggcaacaaaccctggagaCAAAGATGTTGTGTTGGTTATAAAAAAAGCTGATGTAATTATATATCGTTTTAGATGGGCATAGTTGTGAGGTGGAGGTTTACAGACCAAGACAGCAACACCGTTTTGTGCATAAAGATACCAACAAAACTGCAATAATTAATTTCCAATCCGGTAAATGATCCGGTAATCTTCTAGTTGATCCGGTGAAATTTCCGGTAACTTTCTAGTTCACCCGGTGATTTATTCGATAGTTTTTTAGTTAATCTGGTGAATCATCCGGTAATTTTCTAGTTGATCCGGTGAATTATCCGGTAATTTTCTAGTTGATCCGGTGAATTGTCCGGTAGTTTTTTAGTTAATCCGGAGAATTATCcggtttatattttatttttatacataaCTTGTAATTTTATCAATCTGTTCTTTCTCTAAATAATTGTGCAGATTGCATATGGATGATAATTGTTGTGCTAAATCTGAAAATGAATTCGCCACAAAGCTTGCAACTAGTATTTccaacctcaatcccaggacctgttgtctctttttacaTATCGGGACATTGACCTATCAAGAAGCGCAGAgctgagagacaaaaagcccttgGAACGAGATTGTAGTAATTCATTTATATACGAAGTATTCCTACAATAATAACCGTATTTTGCGTGGTAAAAATAAGCGACTCCGtggattttttttgatattttgtgagAGTTTATCGTGGTGTCAAATATCTTGTTAAAGTAAATATTTGCGACACTTCTCGTTACGAcgtgttattttatttatacgaTGAATCATAGCGCAGCGGAAACTCCCTAAAACGGGGATTTGCGGGACAAAATCATTGTCCTCTTTAGAAAACAAGAGGTGAGGTGTTAGCAATTGGTAAGTTTGATATAGATCTGTCGTGTCTCTCTCAATGTCAAGCAGAAGAAGTCTTTCTTGGCAGTTTTAAGATAAGGTATGAATATACAGGTTTGCGGTGAAAAGTTGGAGagaagcaaataaaaatttatctgCTTTAGGAAGTTTAATTTCTCTCGAAATTTTTACCTGCGACCAAATAATTTGTCCGTATGATAGAGGTATCCGCTTCAAAAAGTTCGCTATAGGAAGGCAGCAATATCGTTTTCCCAACTCAGAAATCCCAAGTTTGTAAGTTCCGTTTATCGTCATGCGAAAAAAAGAACGACATGCCTAAGTTATGTATTACATCACAACTCtctgaaattaatttaaatggTACGCCACCGCATTCCATGTAGAGCTGCACTATACAAAACTGTGTTGTAAATCAGacttacaacatttttttatatatggcAACTATTACTGAAAAAATATTGCTTTTTTAACAAGCAGCAGGTGTTGTAGTAACTCTGACACCGACGCTGTGAAAACCTTGTTACAGCAGCGTATATGCCAGCCATTCGAGACTTAAATTTGCAGCGAAAACAAGTTCAAGTCCATTCCTGGTTAAatgaaacattttaaatacaTTCCGTTTAACCCTATACTGACCACCGAAGAAGAGTCCGCGGACTCTTTGACTAGGCATAACTTTGGATACAGCTGTGAATAAGTGCTAAAACTTTGTGACTATTCCTAACTTTTAATAAGGCTTCTGACAAGCCGTCGACATTCAAGTAAGAATGTCATAAGATGTTGTATTgggtatataaatatttattacatgtatgttgGTTATTAAGTGGTAACCAAGGTGTTGCTGGTAACCAAGGTGTTACTAGGGACAAAAAACAGACCAGATTTGCAGGAAATATTGATCCAGCAAACTGACGTCATTAATTGTTTTCCTTGCCTCGATTATCTTTAAATGCCCTGTTCTACCTATATGCCAAGTTTAATGACATGAGCATCAATATTTCTGGTAGAACGGGTCTTTTTAACTTCATTGTTCAAATAAGAAATTTTCTTGCCGAAATGACGtcaataaaattactttttttcatGTGAAACACATATTTTGGTATTCGTTCCACAAATCCACCAAGAATCATTAGTAACACGCGAGAAATTAAACGTACtgaaaaattggaaaaatgACCATTTTTCACATGTGTGACGTCAATTATAatccctatgacgtcatcaaattactttttttacattGATTGAGTTTGTATTAAGACATTCTCCAACTGAGCCAAGTTTCATCACTTAAGCACAAGTGGTTCAGGATTTATGCCGCGGGCACTTTGTGCCCCCTCTAGGGTTACAAGGGTCAAAAAAGCTCAGGTAATAGGGTTAAAGTCCGCATTTTCAAACAGCCTCTAAATAAACGGCTTATAAAattattgcagttttttttatctttttttgttttcttacaATTAACTCACTTTGTTGCTTTTATACTGTTTCGTTTGTTGAAGGGGTTTTTTGAAACTTTACCAAtattccattttttaaattttatacattGATGTTGTCTgcaataagataaataaaaaaatcaccaaaaaaataagaacaatgttcCGTTAATATTGGATGTGTCCGGTCTACCGAATTGCGGGAAGTTGTCGACTATTTcggattttatttaatttcttcgtTGTAATATTAGTTTAATTAACTTAAAGATATTGTTCGCTTCCACTGTTTATGACTTTTAATGAATATTTTACGATGCAGTAGTAGATATAAAACAACGAACAAAGTTAGAGTAGAAAAATAGAATAAAGAAACTtaataattatacaaaaaatagCTGACCGTTTAGTAATCAACATCGTGACATCACGCGCTCTTGAAAGATGAAGAAATGCGTTATCAgcattgtattttttatattcatcCTGTTGCCTGAAAATATAACTTCCAGCGTAAGTTGCTTTCAATTTGTactttgtttataaacaatccACTATTTCTCACTTCATTTACAAACCGAATTTCCTCTGTTGTTGTTTCTTGAATCTTTGACGAACCTTTCTTTCAAACTGGAACTTCGCGACTCAAACAAAAGTTGAGCTAATGGCGGAAAAAAATTTTAGAACGGGAAGATAAATACAGAATCTTGAATAAACTTAAGCAAAGCAGAGCTCTTTTTTTATGTAACAGAGAATTATTATGTATTACGAATATTAGATTTTGGTACCATAGGAAATGAATAGAGGAGGTCTTAAGATTCGGAAAACAACGTAACAAGGGTTGGTGTGGCTTAGTGAATAGTACTAGATTCGTTACGATGCGTTACAAAGGCTGGTAGGAGGGGGGGAAATAGCGAACTTGGGTGTTACGTTATTATTGAATTGCCCCTTGGTAAACTTACACATTAGCTCTCCAAACCCAATACCCAAGATCATCCGCTTGCTAGGCGATTGCTCTAATGTCTGCGCAATCGAtgggtatataaaaatataaatgactTGTCGGTGGCCCTGGATAAATCcacggttcgcccgtcctttatttgaAACATTTCGTTAGTCTCACAACAGCAGTTAcaattttgcgtgacaggcagGTGTATACCGGTAATATAAGATAGATAATTACAACGGTGTGATTGTATTGGAAGAGTAAGTGTCGCTTACCATTGAGGCCTTCAAGACCACAATTCCCGGCCTAAAGTAAAAAGGGGAATGCGCCATAGAATTATTTTCTGGTTCAGCGCAAATATTTTTGACAGTTTTAGATGTTACACAGAGCTTACTTACAAAAGTTTTTAGATGCTACAATATTTGATGTAATAAAACATTAAGCTTATTAAGCTGAAAACTGCGGGAATGATGGACATTGTGAGTGGTAAAGAAACCTTACGTATAGGAGaaagacaaaaatttaaaatcgtttttcttctttttggtaAAACTGAAATCACTCTCTCATAAGCGCCTCTTTGGTATCTTATCACACTTTCATTGAGTATTTTGTTTTCGTCGAATTTCGACCAGTTATTATGACCGTGTGACGGCTAGGAGTCATTGTAATCCAGGAGAGCAGGCTAAGGgagaaaattttgctgacaacAAAGTTGTTTGCTTGTAACGAGAGGAAAGGAttttaaataaacaattaaataaataaagcaGTATGTTATTAACATTCAGAATTAATACtatcaagttattttcatttctttaagtGTCCGCCAAAATGTGAAGGAGATTTGTGCTGGAGTGATATGGATTGTGGGAAAGGATCTGGATGTCAAGATGATAAAGGCTATTGCGTCAAGCACATGTGTACTAAACAGGGGTGTGCACCAATGACTCCCCTTGCTGCTCCTTCGGGCGGTGACGCTTAAATAATAAAACTATTTGATTATTGTAATTTGAACCTTTAGATTTTACAGAATCAGCACTACCAACATGCAGCGTGGCAAGAAATTTCCGGaaccaaataaaaaatatatctagCTAGATAATTTCATTTGAAACTTTGAACACGCGCTATGGCACTTGTATTGTACTaacaaaattcatttctttttcttggtttcaaaatattaaattgtGCTAAAATGTGGGGAAAATACATGCTCCTTCCGTTCCCGCGCTTTTGTTGGTGCTGTGAATATGGATTATTTATTACTAACTACATTAtttatatttcatttattttattatgtatatatGATGTCTTCCGTGGTGATTATATATACGAACAAATATATTCACTTCACTTAGAATGAACCTCTACAGTAAATTCAATAACAAATATAGTTACAAATAGAATATATATCTGGTTACGCCTTATGGAATAATTAATTCCAATCATATATCAGTGATGAAGTGTTTCTGCATCACCATTCTCCTCCATAAGTGTCTGTGTCTTTGTTGACTAAGGAGGTCTTGCAAAAAACACAACTTTTCGATTTGCCTCACTGTACCTGAAACTTATCCATTTTTAAGGAGAGTGTGCTTCCCCTGACTGTCTGTAACTTTTGATTGCCTCAAAAAATTCACTTTACATGTAGTGTTTccagcccatttggtgccatctactgactgcTAACTGGCTTGTGtgacaaaaaagaaatgtagttACAGTCAAAGGGGAGAAAAAGACAGccattaggatggaatccccaaagaaattaaaacatcCCGTTACTTACTTTAAACTTGTAGTAGCTGAAATCTACGGGATGTTAACTAATggaaaaagataaattaaaatgtaaggtgataaaattgaaaaacctagaatttctatttctttttgctACGATGGTCAAAATTATAGTCATGTCGTCACAAAATTATCCTTATATattattccttttaatttgagcCCTCTTCATAGAATCTTTACGCCCATGTAACATTACCCCATGAGGGCGTACGTTTATTGTTTGAGCTTGTGTTGGGATACATattgtgaaaaacatttttgttttaaatccaATTTTGATGTAACAAAGCGACAAACTTAAGCAGAAATTAGTTTATTTCGGCGCCCTATTATACCTCTAAATGGCATCAAAACAAGTCAAAGTCTTATATTCTGATTATATTTTGTCTATGGAGTATATGGTAGTTTGGTCGGAGAAGTCGTATTAATTAAAGGTCCAAATGTGCCAAAAATGCGATGGAAAAAGCGAAAGTAATAAATGTTATTAAGAACAAGGTTGTATTAATAAGAAGAGTTAAAAGTAGAAATTTTCATCCAAACTCTGGTACATGCGTAGTTATTGATCGCCCGTTAGCAACACGATAAAGAGTATGCATCTCCACCACGTCGACGAAGAGAATCGCAGAGAATGCAAACGCTATAAGAAAGTTATTAGAACAGTGACAACGACTGTCACGGGGGGGAGTGCGGAGAACAGTGTATATGAAACAATAGGGTTGTTATTCTTATTTaccgcaatttaattggttagcCAATTAGGCGTGTATGTTTTTGAACATGTGCTCACAGTTGAAAAAACATACCTTGAAGGAACTCGCACGTTTTCTTATAAGGGTATACTTACTTTATTTGCTTACTGCGTAGCGTACAATGAaagtagaaatttttttcttgtttgacCAACTGCTTTACTCCATTATGTCTCGGTACGTTTATCATTATGTCTCTTCCAAAAGAACAATTTAGGTTTTTGTTTACGGTGTTTGACATGCTTTATAACGAGCACTGTGATGGAGAGTGATTGGAATCGGATTGGATATAATACATCAGTAATTATATAAGAAACCGGGCGACAGGTACAGCTTCACTGCAGTTTTTCGCAAATCGTTTTCAATTTGTTTGATAACAGAACTAACAAAATTGTAGGCCTGTCTACGCATTTAAAGTATATGCGTCAACATCGCTTACTGGAGCATACACAAAAGATTTCTCTTGTCACAATGGCTGTATATTTGTTGGTGGTTTTAAAAGTTGGGACGAGTCAACAATCAATCGCTTGTAAACTGAAAAACACCCACAATGAATATGAAATATATCGAATTAGAATcatgaaattcaaaaaaaactgattggactgGTGGCAAAAACTTAGCCAAAAAGgtttcaattaaaaaagttttgagCAATATCTTATAAGTGGTGACGCTATCAacaaactttttgaaaaaatgttaatcatacaaataataataatatacaagTTTCATAACAACAGAGGAGGTATTTCAAAAGacattaaaactttaatttgtAGCGAACCATCCCCCTACCTCTCCCCTATAAGCGGTCCTAATGAATCGATAAAGCACCATCTTTTTTTAACGCCTGCACATGTAAACGAAATAAATCTCTTATTTATATCGTACCAACCGTGTTTTGGTGTGCCAGCGATCCTTTAATTAACGACTCCTCTTTTTAACACCCTCTTCTACTAAACGCCCCCTAACATAATCCTGTTTTAATGGCATATCGGAAAAGTGGGATGCAGGATGTGAGATGTTGACCAGGACACGGGATGCAGGAAgcaaaaaaatttcgaaataaaaTAGTGACATTTTTTTCTCGCCATGGATTCAACGCACGAAAAACTCGATAGTGAATAAATacctttttgtttatttttaacagaTTTAACAAAGTATAACGAAAAATAACAGAactttaacaaatttaaaaaaaatatgaattatgAAAAACACGAAGGATAAGAAAAGGcgactttgtttactttttgctGGTCAATTAGTACAAATAATAACCAAAGATTAATTTCCATCCTTCTAAAAGCATTTGTAAACTTCAAGAAATATCGCAAAAACCTAATTTCGCGACAAATTTAATTCTCACGAAAATTATTTTCTATATTTCCTTTTGTTTACTTGGTTGTTTGATGGGAAGTCAACCAATAACACCAATGGAAATCCGTACTAACCAATATTAacgaaacaaaaattaattttcttgatCATTTCGATCGGTAGTTTGTAATTTGTAGCGTGGATAGTTGTGTTTAGATACGAGAAAACGAGACAGAGTTGCGTCTACTCTTTCTATGCTTTAACCTTTGAAAACCTGGTTTCTACtcctgttttttattaaaaagaaaaagggcAATTCGTATTAAACACTCACACGTAGACTGGTTTCTGCAATATCAACTATTTCAATCTCTCTTCAGagtgttattttatttattcattccttctttaaagtcgatatacaatatacaaaaCATGCTagatacattaaaaaaataaaaatatatagtttaAATTTGTTAGCCTTGGGCTAATTAAATTCGACTGTCCtaaaacaaagttttaaaaaaaataagagattcatattataaaaataagaagCTAATTCATATATCCCACGTTACAAATATATGTGGCACAGACACGACAACTGCACTAAATAAACGGAATAATGTTTAGCTCGTGATGGAATAAGGACAATGAAGGGGCATTTCGGACAGAGTTTGGAAGCTTCTCCCATAATTTAGACACTTAATACACCATGCTTTGTGGTGCGAATTCTCGAAAGCACTACTTTTTAGATCGGCATTTACATTTGTTGCTTGATATCTCAACCTCGCTAAAGAATACATAGAAGTTCAATGTCAAGCAAATCATTTCGTATCACATTAATTTCACaagcgaaaaaaaaatcaagtcacACATTTCTAACTGTTGTattctttttagaaaaatgccggcgTAGTTTATTTTAATGTCTACGCGATGTTCGGTAACGGCATGGTCAGTATTTTATTTCGATGATTATTTTGCATCCCGCATCCCGCGTCCCGCATCCCGCATCCCGATTGGGCATCCCGATAGGTCATCCCGCATCCCAATTTTCCGATATGCCGTTTTAATTATACATAGCGACTCTTCatcttttatgtttttgtaaacTAAAATCTTCACCGTAGAGGTTTTTTATTAGTATGTTAACTAGGAAAAGCATTCTTTTGTGCCGTTGTGAATTGGTATTTATTAGATATAAATCGATATTAAAATGATTCTTTACTCGTGGCAATTATCTGTTTTTTTACCTAAACATAATCAAAATAAGTTACACAACATTTCCTAGATGACGAATTATTGAACTCTTAACGATGAGACGGACAAAGTGAAATTTGACTTTGATTTTGGAAATTATGAAGTGTGTTGGTATATTCCTGTTGTTAACAAGCTATTTGGTGGTAGCGACAGCAGGTATGTGAAGAGATGTAATATCAGTGGTGCAAATATTGAGAAGTCTGTCTAGGCAAAAAAGATTGATTTCAGTACATTTTGGGAGCTTAAACTTTTTTATGCAAGCCACTATCTCATGTACATTTAAcctaccaaaaaaaaaatatatatatgttaaaatGGGCCTTTTCAAccttggttttcgactttagtgacttacacgaaaatcgAGCTAATGGCGGTGAAAAAGTTTATGATCACAAAAAAGCCATTTAAGTATTAAAATACTTAAAAGATATCATTTGTGCTTTCATATATAACAGAAAATGGCAGAAAAGTAGCTATGTCCTTCGAAATTTTACATGGAAACATATAAGTATATTGTATTTTGAGGTATTAATTACCATCTTAAAGCTAGTAACATTTTCACAAATACAGCTCCCCGTGTTGTTTCTGTTCCTTCGTCAAACCTTCTTTCGATTTTCTGATATATTTCACAGACCGTGGCTTATTTTACCGCCAATAAAATTACTAAAGAAAAATGATTCTTTTTTTCGTCTTCACGTCTATGTGgttctaaagtgtgtataatttcttgcaccttGACCTTGGTCCGTTTATAACACGCTATTCTTCGGAAATTGAGGGGATCGAGCTTACTGAATCGTTTCCTAGCCCCTTTGAACAGTGTTTATCTGAGCCCAGGTTTTTTTTTCACTTGTCTTTTTTTATACTTAAAAATAAATGCTTTGAATAATTATTTGTatgcaagtttttttttataaaaacttcaaattttagTCTGAATGTCCTTTTTCCAAAGAATAGGAAAATCTATGTTTAAATATACGGCTGAAATATTATTGTAAATAATGAGTGATAATTCAACAGTTCGTGATTCTAGAAttactattttttgttattaatattATCATGTTATATATATCTAAAAGAATATAGGTTGAGTATTTTCCTAATGTGTCTTTAATTTTTAAGGAGGTATATTTTAGGCCATGGAGGTGTATCTTAGGCTAAACGTTCTTATATACTAGCTAGCCTTCTATAAATGACAATGTATgctgttttataaaaatcaacctttattgatgtaaaataaataaataaataataaaatagttttatttaaagtagaagattttattttaattgagaaaaacaaaacaaaaaaaagcacaaaaacACAACGGCCATCATCTGACACAATGAAGGACATCAGCAAACTCATTACATTGAGATGACCAGACTTCGATGAATGTTATTGAAGGCTATTAACCGTATTGTAAAAAGATTTTGCTCAAACGAATTACTTTACTTCTGTTTTAATAGATTTTTAATACCGTCTTTAGTTTTTATAAACCTCTACCACCCACTAATATCAATATAGTATTATGACATGTCCCTTCAGGTTATCAACGGTTTCTTTTGAAGCATAGCTATACATATTTTCCCACACATATTTTCACAAGCTACACGGTTTACAAAGcgtccaatgaaaaaaaatgaaaaaacgtgagCTTCTTTCGTAttatcaaaaacattttaaaagtattttgagGACTTTAAGGAAAGGCTAAGCGTCTAAGATCGGTTAAGTGAGTCGTTCTTGcaagaaaatgtaaatgttaattCTAACCTTCTCCCTAGGTTCTTTACCCCGGTTTTTCTCCAATATTTGAAAACAGGTCTAATGTAAACACTTAAAAAGAGCATGGGATGATGaagtaaagaaacaaaaatttacaaatttattacCCGATGCTTTATTGAAACGTCTATATAAGTCTATTTTGTACTAAgctgtttaattttttgataatttttattctGGAAGATGTGTAGGATAAAAAATTAtggcttttatttatttttccattACGAGAAGATGTGAAAAGTTTTAATTCCGtaactaaaaaagtaaaaaagttatCGCCTTGGACCTAGttgttgtaaattattttctttcatttcaATACAATTCCAAGTTTTATAATCATACCATTTGCCTTTTTTAGAGTTCTATGAAAGTGATAAAATTTCTCCCTCCTTCCCGCAAATCTacatagacgtctagacaacctTACCTTAGACAAGcttacaaataattatttttataatgaatttgctacttttttatattcattctctaaaacatgaaaaaatttctttaattttttttttgcggtAAAATAAGCTCCTGTGTGTAAAATATACTAAATATCTGtaaatcaaaagtttgtttggGCGACGGAACGAAGACAAcacgtatttgttaaaaaaacatatgtTCATAGCTAGGTAATTAATGCCTCTAATAAGATTTTAAAACCATTGTTGTTGCTTCGACTGATTTTATACAATAAACTTTGtgtttctatgcaaaatttcgaaggttatagctagctagctagttccaaaaatttaaagtttatcttATTAGAAAACTTGAGTTAAAAGCAAGGTGAATGTTTAATCAAATAAATTATGGTTATCATGTCATTTGCAGTTATATTTGCATACCCAATATTATATTTCAGTTGATTTGAGATGTTATTTTGTCCGCAGTGATCATAAACTTTTCACTGCcattagctcgactttcgtgtaagtcgcTAAAGTCAAAACCCAACAGCCGTTTCGTAACCCCTTAAGGATAGCTAGATACGTTGTTACTAGCTATATACGAAATAAATGCAAGATATCTGCATAATTTGTGTTGCGTCCTAAATGGAGTTATTTAACCTTTCAGATGCTCACTGTATtggaaaaaatagaaataaatgaagATAACATTTAAActacatataaaaatttattttaccaGTTTGAAAACTGGGGCAGGATTAGGATGGAAAATTACCCTTGCTAAAATATGCCTTGTATCAATGTTTCAGTACTACTTGCAAAAAGAAAACTACATGGAAACTTTC
This DNA window, taken from Hydractinia symbiolongicarpus strain clone_291-10 chromosome 15, HSymV2.1, whole genome shotgun sequence, encodes the following:
- the LOC130629207 gene encoding NPC intracellular cholesterol transporter 2 homolog a-like, whose translation is MKCPLEAKKEQTYSLSLPIKRNYPSMGIVVRWRFTDQDSNTVLCIKIPTKLQ